Part of the Anopheles coluzzii chromosome 3, AcolN3, whole genome shotgun sequence genome is shown below.
ACATTCTGGCGCATTTGCCCATTTCGTCCGATTGTTTCAGTGTGTGGCAGCGGGAGTACAGGCGCATTTTGGAGCGTTTCCGCGACACGATCAGCGCCCAGTTCCATGGGCATACGCACAAGGACGAGTTTAATGTGTTTTACGCGAGCGAAAGTCCGGAGCATGCGGTTGGCGTGGCGTGGAACGGTGGTAGCGGTACGTCGCACACGAACGTCAACCCGAACTACGTCGTGTACTACGTCAATCCGGAGACTTACGTGAGTTCGCGGGggtgtttatttgttgaagGATGGAGTATTAACcgcttttttcctctctttaaTTTCCCCCCAAAACAGGAAGTAACGGACTTTGAGTCGTACGCGTACAATCTAACCTCCGCCAACATGTCGCCGGACGAGCGTCCGGCCTGGTTCCGCATGTACTCGTTCCAGGAGGAGTACGGCCTGTCCGATCTTAGCCCGGCCGGCGTGGACGCGATGATCCAGCGGCTGGGCACACCGGCCGGGCGCGATGAGCTGCGCCGCTACTGGGAGTACAAGGTGAAGCTGGCGGATGCATCGCTTGCGACCGACTGCACTGAGGAGTGTTTGCTCAATCATCTGTGCGAGATTGTCACCAATCAGGCCGATGACTTGAGAAAGTGTCAAGAGCTGTCGGAGACGTTCTTCGATTGAGGGGACAAAAATGGAACAGAAAATTGCGTATGCGTTTTATAAACGTCCGGTGAAGAATGGGAAAGCGGGAAAGCAAAGGAATCTAAAATAAAGTTACAAAATTGTTACGTCCACGTGTATGTGCCTTATCTTTTTGGGAATGTTTGTAATCGTTTCATAATTGGCCTTGGGTGGAACGACGTCCTTCACCATTTGACGGTCATTTCCTGAGTATTTGACATAATGTCCAAAGTTGACCGATATCACTGCGTGTTACACCACGAACACGGGGCTTATGATACTAACAGTCCCAAGAAAACCTTCACAATTGATAAGGAAGACGCAACCTCACACTCGCAATTTGTTGGTCATGCTTTTTAACATATTTGACGGAATCAATGCAACGGCAGACGGCGGAAGATTGTGCAGCTTATCAGATGGtgaccaaaaaaacacaaataatcaAGGTGTATTTATACAATTAGAAAGATAATTGATAAGAAAGAAAACAGTCGGGAAATAGAAGGAAATAGTTCATATTCCCTGCCGTAGCATTGACCTAAACTTGCAGCTCGCTGTACATGTaatgaaatagtttttttaaagaacgaCTTAAAAGATGAAAATATTACTCACCACGTGCTTTTTATTCTTCGCTTTTGAAACTGTCCGCCGTATGCAAGATTTGACGCGAGGGCTCAACACTTTGTACACAAACAGCTGTTCGCCAGACAGCGACCGGGAAACCACAGCACTTTAAGCCAACCACTCTGAAATGTGGAATTATAGTTGAACTAATGGAACCTGCACGAACTAACGTATTTCATTCAATATTCTCTATGAACTAAAGCATTATTAACAACACTACAGCACATTCGGCGACAACGTCCACTGCCACGAAGCTGCGTAATTTGCCTGTTCAAGATTGCCCGTGGGAAAAACTGTACGCTCTGTTTGCGAAACGATTGCAGCCCTCTACACCAATTATTTTCCCCTCCCTCGAAAGGATACGTAAAAATGTgggtaaaacaaaagcaccacacacactcacccggGGGAAACGGGCAATGTTTAgaattttccaccaaaagGAAGCGAACCGAAAAGCACCGCACACCGGAGAGAGCACGCGataaaacgtaaacaaaccagCGGCACCTGGAAATCCCGACGGCCATCAATTTTGACATGACAGCCACAGCGAGCGTTCAATCCGTGCAGTGTAAACGCAAAAATATCTGCTACTTACGCTAGCTGCCGCATCGACCCGGGTGGCGCTGCTATAATGATTTGAATTTGAACCGTTGGTGGAGTTAGTTTGAAGAAAAACTGATATTCAAGACGTATTAACAATAAATGGGCTTAGTaatttctcttcttcttcttcttcttcttcgaatGTATGAACTAATTTTCGaataataatttcataaaacaaaacaaaatcacacattCAGTTAAGAGTTCTGTAGTAacgttttatttcatttcacttcaTGGATTCGCTTCATGTAATTGCTCTTACTCGTCTAGTTATAtaatacaacaaaaatgtaGAGATAGTAGTGTGTTACCCATAAATTAAGAGATACTAAGAGGGCCTGTTCTTTACACTGTTTGCCGTTGCACCCGTGCGGGAGATTTCTCTCTACGTGGAATTAACATTGAAAGTATGTAGTAATTTATTTCACAAACTGTATGTTTCTTCTTGCTTTCTCTAGTTTTTCAAACCACTACAATTTCAAGCAACAACATATTTATAATAGTAAACCGATCGATTGTGGTAGGGATTTCCATCTAACTCCCAATAGTACTGCCTTTTGTAAGCGTGTCTTTCTGTTGGTCCTGTGCACGATTTGGCGTAAAAAAGAACGAAGCTTATAACTAACAACGTTACCGCACAAGGGAAGGAGCTTGCTGGCCGCACCAAACACCCCTTTGTGCAAAGAGCACCGAAAACGGTTACAAATAACACACAATTCCACAAACACTGGATAATATATTTTGCTGGTCCGGGGGCGGTTTCTAAAATTCCTAACTGTTCCTTCCGTTTCAAAATACCGTTTAGTGGTGCAGGCACGTGGTGCTCACTCTGATTTAACATCGAATGTTCGCACAcgcaaagagaaagagataaattAAGAACGACTGCTACTAATGCTGATTTCTATACACAACAAATAAATCATACAAAATACCTTTAGCAAATTGGAAAAAGTGGGGGTAAGTAGTATAATAGTAGAACAGTACACTTTATGAAGAAGaggcatttttggcataatatttGTCCTTATCGCTCGCATACGGTGCGCACCGCAATCTACGAAATTCGCCGCACCACACCTCGCCTGGTAGAGGCTACGATTTCTTGCGGGTATCCTTTGTTGCGCCTACATACATATTTATGTAAATTGGGCTGTATATAGTTAACTACATTCTAGTTCACGTAATTGGTGTTTGCTGTTGTGATTTGCAGGAGAAATTTGCTTCTTCCCAATTCTCACTCACTTCATACAAAGGTGAATCTCTTATCCTATAAAACAGGGCCCATACACCCATATCAATGTTCTCCTCGTCTCATCTGCAAAAAGACACTTCCTcctgctgtgttgtgttgagTGTGTGTACAGAATATTTAACGTCCTTTATACTGGTGCTCAAAAAATCTAAACCACTAACGTCCTACAAATAGTATTGTTGTAAGAGGTGCTTCTTACTGTgtttctgtgtatgtgtgtatatatatatataaatgttATACTCGTTTGTTCGCTAAAAGCGTGCACACACGAGACGCTTTATGTACATAATTTTTGGTcaaatataagaaaaaaaaacgaatgtcaatgttttccccccttccttcccttTATAAGACGATCACGCTTTGGAAGACATGACatgtttgtgggtgtgtgtctgttctgAATTGCTCACTGTTTGCTATTTACCGACCTAGCCACCCGCCCTCTTTACGATTGACGATCGATCGTCTGGAAAAACCATTCGGTGAACCGGCGCAACTGCTGCACCGCGGCCTGACTTTCGTCCTGCAGCCGGCGGTTCTCCTCCGTCAACCGTTTGACGGCATGCTCGAGCGACCGGCGGCGTCGCTGCTCGCGCAGCACACGATCGGACAGCTGCGTCACCTGGCATTGCAGTTCCGGCAGGCTGGAGCTGTTCTGCAGCGCCATAAGGGCTTGCTGCTGGGCCGCTGCAGTGCTACTACTGCCGGTGGATACGGGCGAGGCCGAGCTCGGTGTGGAGGAGGACAGGTCCACGCCACTtccgatgctgctgccggtgccgCTCACACTGCTGCTTCCAcccgcaccaccacctccaccgtTGACAATCGTTCCCATTGGGCCATTGCCGCCACCGTTCATGGTGCCGTTGTGACCGGACTGTTGCTGCGGATGTTGCTGCAGCTGATGCTGATTGTGCACTCCGTTCAGCACCTGGCTAATGTCGTCGTAGTATACGTTGCTTCCTGGATGGGATTTTGCCACGGTTTCAGATaactaaaacagaaaaaaaacaaaagttagAAGAGCATGTTCTTCTTGGCGTCAGTTACAATAATGACTTACCTGTGTCATTGCTTTGGTTGCAGTGTCCACCAGACTGCTCCAGTCCATCTCCTTCATGTCTGGCAGTGGGATCTTCCCCCCACCATTCCGCAGAATGCCTCCTCCATTGAcaaactgttgctgctgctgctgctgctgctgctgatgttgctgcttcCTGCTCGGGGACATCTTCAAATGGTCCTCGTTCATGTGATGCTTGCCAAGCAGCTCGCTGGCCGGGCTGGAGCTGTTCGACGTGGTGGACGAAATGACCGTCGCCGGGCGAGCCGTCGTGAAGATCACCTCCTCCTCACCGCCATTGCTATTGCTCGGGCTGTTCGTACCACCGTTCGCCAGCTTCAGCCCGTTGCCACCGTTGGCCGCCGACAGCTGCTGATTCGAGCCGCCCAAATTGACACCCTCCCGCGAGCGACTCTTCTGCGGGATCGGTTTCAACCCGCCCGCCAGGCTGGCAATGTTCCCCAGGCTGTGGCTGTTGTGGTGGCCCTTCTGCATGCGCTCCAGCCCGCCCGCGTTGAAGTTGTCGTCGTTCGCAATGTAGTCCGGATTGATCAGCTTCATCAGGTCCTCCTGCAGCGTGCTGCCGGTCGTGTAGTTCACACTGTTCCGCTGGGGATGATGCTGAGCGCCGCCCTTCAGTGCGGCCCCGCCTCGAAGCTTGGCCGGTTCGCCCTGCCCGTTCGGTCGGGGGCTATTGTTGCGACTGCTCGAGGCACTGCTGCCGGAACAGTTTGCCACGGCGCCGTTCGCCTTCTTCCCATTGATGCCGTAGATGTTGGTCGTCGTTGCCGAGCGTCTCAGCTGCGGCGAGTTGTGTCGCGAAAGATCGTCCTCTTCCACGTGATTGCCGGCCGCACTCATCAGCAGATGATGGTTGGAAAGATTCTTCAGCGAGCTGCTGTACAACGGTTCCGGATggttctgttgctgctggtggtgctgttgctgctgctgcacttccCCGTTCGGTGAGTCGGCAATGATCAGTCGCTTCAGCAGTGCGATGTTGGCCGAATTATCCCGTCCCACCGATTGAGCATTGGCAGCGCCGGACTGTTGCCCGCCGTTGCTGCGCGCTGGCGATGCTGACATCGGTCCACCTTCGTTGTGCAGCGACAGTGGCCTTGGGCTGGATCCCGCAAGTGGAAGCGAATTGCTCGACGACGTCAGCTTCGGATGGTGATAGTTCACGCTCGGATCGGACGCTACCGATGGAGGGCCCGCCGCCATCAAGGACGATGCTTCCTGCGGTGGATCAAGCACGTCGTACCACCGCTCGTCGTTCGACGAGTGTCCGCTCGAGGAGGACGTCAGCGTGCCCATATCGGGTCCGTTGGGTTGGGCGACTCCggaagatgctgctgctgctgccgccgccgctgctccTGCGACCTGCTGCGGCCCCGAAGCACCGACTGCAGCGGTAAACGAgcgactgctgctgcccgttCCGTATCCCGAGCTGTTGCTCGAGCGTGGCGGTGAGAAGTTACGCTCATACCGACGCCGATGACTGGCGGACGATTGCAGCTGTCCACCCGGGAGcccctttttgctgctgctgctactactgccgATGCTGCCACTGCCTGCACCATTTTGACCACTGGATCCGTTTTtattgccgccgccgccaccactgcCGCCCTCCAGCATCATGCTGTCGTACTCGTTTTCGTAATTGATCGAATTGAAGCGACAGTTTTGCAGCGTACAGCCCCGCCGCGGGGTAAAGTCGGCAAACGATTCAATCACCGTGACCGTCACCTGGGCGGACGTCTTCAGCAGATCGACCATCTGATCGTGGGACAGCGTCGCTACCGCCACCTTGCATATCTCCACCAACCGGTAGCCCTGGCGCAGTCCGGCAGCCCACGCTTGGCCCGAAATTTCCACCTGCGTCACCACCCCATCCGGCTGCACATGAAACCCGAGCTGGCCCATCGGATTGCGCCGCAGACTAAGCTCCAGCGCACCGCAACCATTCGTCACCGCCCGCAGCCGCTCGATCACCTCCAGCTGCTCGTCCCGATCGCCCGTGTCGCGCATGTTCAGCGTCACGCACTCTCCCTGGTGGTAGTACACCCGCAGCGCGTTCTGGCTCGTCGACCATCCCAGGATCGCCCGGCACGGCGTCACAAAAATGATCTGCCGCGTGCACTCCTCGATCAGCACGAACGTTTCCGCCGATATGCCCAGAAAGCAGTCCACCTGCGTCGACTGGCCGCTGTCGTGCAGCACCACCTGCCAGCAGAACGCGCCGCGCTGCGACAGATCGCCCGAGAAGCGCGGTTTCGTCGGCCGCTCCCGCTTCTTGCTCGGAAAGATGGAAAACCGCTGCCCGGTCTCGACCACCTGCGCCGTGCTGTAGTTGGTCGCCAGATCCTTCAGGTACTCCTGGCGCGTCCGGATCGCCATCATCGCGAACTTCACCGACCGGTGGGCCGCATTCTCCGCGTTGATCACCTTCGACAGCAGAAACTCGCCGAACTGCTTGCCGCGCGGATAGTG
Proteins encoded:
- the LOC120954674 gene encoding signal-induced proliferation-associated 1-like protein 1 isoform X2, which translates into the protein MINLAEVGGPPPHISGGPAAGLPHMMPTPVVAGAGIAMMGQHHQQQQQQQQSSQQQQQQSHPSQRLVGGVSHQLPPSGMHHPHGPPPPPPGVGMGGAPHHLTPAGGAPQTRSGSARERAMHAVEYYKSNVRRARVDAGLARNSLHERYSFVQRQMATMGNGGGGVVGTKLSPHGPTDHLYRSNSSLELIHDHGGAGGLPDHLHTGGGTNLRREYGSHGSIDVISSDRHPHHHHHHQGHQGGGAPSAGENFLTMLQEYQPFGLDASSLLYSLGKHHSGHGHGNGAAPASSNITLTGDDVVDRGGNASPKLRNKFHRLWGSSNGASAAGSANGSANGKRQVANGGAAAAPGTASLDDSQLCMALNVSASSTTTTVSSADIEERQRRRAFAHFDCRSLTANLGYAAKLRGFLLERRRNTTTGASAAATYGTRSSTPDGDSVDEDYGDGQQNELLENCPFFRNEIGGEEEREVSLTRMASSTTSSSSSGAGGAGQQRRAIHRPALAYGVSVLECGANDTLWKGYTCPYQKGPRPIEQIDNGALYYRQYFFGQEHQNWFGMDEHLGPVAISIKREKLNPAPVQTLALHGSDVAPTTTHQGDQYLYRLIVRTSELLTLRGSVIEDSIPNARGAGKHANTKEILEYVAPEVQIGCLRLAVGTPQCEQQLLKLDEQGLTNKYKVGILYCRAGQSSEEDMYNNEEAGPAFNEFLDTIGRRVRLKGFEHYKAGLDNKTDSTGTHSLYATHQDCEIMFHVSTMLPFTPNNRQQLLRKRHIGNDIVTIVFQEPGALPFTPKNIRSQFQHVFVIVRAVNPCSEHTQYRVAVSRSKDVPVFGPPVRAGSHYPRGKQFGEFLLSKVINAENAAHRSVKFAMMAIRTRQEYLKDLATNYSTAQVVETGQRFSIFPSKKRERPTKPRFSGDLSQRGAFCWQVVLHDSGQSTQVDCFLGISAETFVLIEECTRQIIFVTPCRAILGWSTSQNALRVYYHQGECVTLNMRDTGDRDEQLEVIERLRAVTNGCGALELSLRRNPMGQLGFHVQPDGVVTQVEISGQAWAAGLRQGYRLVEICKVAVATLSHDQMVDLLKTSAQVTVTVIESFADFTPRRGCTLQNCRFNSINYENEYDSMMLEGGSGGGGGNKNGSSGQNGAGSGSIGSSSSSSKKGLPGGQLQSSASHRRRYERNFSPPRSSNSSGYGTGSSSRSFTAAVGASGPQQVAGAAAAAAAAASSGVAQPNGPDMGTLTSSSSGHSSNDERWYDVLDPPQEASSLMAAGPPSVASDPSVNYHHPKLTSSSNSLPLAGSSPRPLSLHNEGGPMSASPARSNGGQQSGAANAQSVGRDNSANIALLKRLIIADSPNGEVQQQQQHHQQQQNHPEPLYSSSLKNLSNHHLLMSAAGNHVEEDDLSRHNSPQLRRSATTTNIYGINGKKANGAVANCSGSSASSSRNNSPRPNGQGEPAKLRGGAALKGGAQHHPQRNSVNYTTGSTLQEDLMKLINPDYIANDDNFNAGGLERMQKGHHNSHSLGNIASLAGGLKPIPQKSRSREGVNLGGSNQQLSAANGGNGLKLANGGTNSPSNSNGGEEEVIFTTARPATVISSTTSNSSSPASELLGKHHMNEDHLKMSPSRKQQHQQQQQQQQQQFVNGGGILRNGGGKIPLPDMKEMDWSSLVDTATKAMTQLSETVAKSHPGSNVYYDDISQVLNGVHNQHQLQQHPQQQSGHNGTMNGGGNGPMGTIVNGGGGGAGGSSSVSGTGSSIGSGVDLSSSTPSSASPVSTGSSSTAAAQQQALMALQNSSSLPELQCQVTQLSDRVLREQRRRRSLEHAVKRLTEENRRLQDESQAAVQQLRRFTEWFFQTIDRQS
- the LOC120954674 gene encoding signal-induced proliferation-associated 1-like protein 1 isoform X1 gives rise to the protein MYHRTRASSVHYPIAKKTKDSSNGMINLAEVGGPPPHISGGPAAGLPHMMPTPVVAGAGIAMMGQHHQQQQQQQQSSQQQQQQSHPSQRLVGGVSHQLPPSGMHHPHGPPPPPPGVGMGGAPHHLTPAGGAPQTRSGSARERAMHAVEYYKSNVRRARVDAGLARNSLHERYSFVQRQMATMGNGGGGVVGTKLSPHGPTDHLYRSNSSLELIHDHGGAGGLPDHLHTGGGTNLRREYGSHGSIDVISSDRHPHHHHHHQGHQGGGAPSAGENFLTMLQEYQPFGLDASSLLYSLGKHHSGHGHGNGAAPASSNITLTGDDVVDRGGNASPKLRNKFHRLWGSSNGASAAGSANGSANGKRQVANGGAAAAPGTASLDDSQLCMALNVSASSTTTTVSSADIEERQRRRAFAHFDCRSLTANLGYAAKLRGFLLERRRNTTTGASAAATYGTRSSTPDGDSVDEDYGDGQQNELLENCPFFRNEIGGEEEREVSLTRMASSTTSSSSSGAGGAGQQRRAIHRPALAYGVSVLECGANDTLWKGYTCPYQKGPRPIEQIDNGALYYRQYFFGQEHQNWFGMDEHLGPVAISIKREKLNPAPVQTLALHGSDVAPTTTHQGDQYLYRLIVRTSELLTLRGSVIEDSIPNARGAGKHANTKEILEYVAPEVQIGCLRLAVGTPQCEQQLLKLDEQGLTNKYKVGILYCRAGQSSEEDMYNNEEAGPAFNEFLDTIGRRVRLKGFEHYKAGLDNKTDSTGTHSLYATHQDCEIMFHVSTMLPFTPNNRQQLLRKRHIGNDIVTIVFQEPGALPFTPKNIRSQFQHVFVIVRAVNPCSEHTQYRVAVSRSKDVPVFGPPVRAGSHYPRGKQFGEFLLSKVINAENAAHRSVKFAMMAIRTRQEYLKDLATNYSTAQVVETGQRFSIFPSKKRERPTKPRFSGDLSQRGAFCWQVVLHDSGQSTQVDCFLGISAETFVLIEECTRQIIFVTPCRAILGWSTSQNALRVYYHQGECVTLNMRDTGDRDEQLEVIERLRAVTNGCGALELSLRRNPMGQLGFHVQPDGVVTQVEISGQAWAAGLRQGYRLVEICKVAVATLSHDQMVDLLKTSAQVTVTVIESFADFTPRRGCTLQNCRFNSINYENEYDSMMLEGGSGGGGGNKNGSSGQNGAGSGSIGSSSSSSKKGLPGGQLQSSASHRRRYERNFSPPRSSNSSGYGTGSSSRSFTAAVGASGPQQVAGAAAAAAAAASSGVAQPNGPDMGTLTSSSSGHSSNDERWYDVLDPPQEASSLMAAGPPSVASDPSVNYHHPKLTSSSNSLPLAGSSPRPLSLHNEGGPMSASPARSNGGQQSGAANAQSVGRDNSANIALLKRLIIADSPNGEVQQQQQHHQQQQNHPEPLYSSSLKNLSNHHLLMSAAGNHVEEDDLSRHNSPQLRRSATTTNIYGINGKKANGAVANCSGSSASSSRNNSPRPNGQGEPAKLRGGAALKGGAQHHPQRNSVNYTTGSTLQEDLMKLINPDYIANDDNFNAGGLERMQKGHHNSHSLGNIASLAGGLKPIPQKSRSREGVNLGGSNQQLSAANGGNGLKLANGGTNSPSNSNGGEEEVIFTTARPATVISSTTSNSSSPASELLGKHHMNEDHLKMSPSRKQQHQQQQQQQQQQFVNGGGILRNGGGKIPLPDMKEMDWSSLVDTATKAMTQLSETVAKSHPGSNVYYDDISQVLNGVHNQHQLQQHPQQQSGHNGTMNGGGNGPMGTIVNGGGGGAGGSSSVSGTGSSIGSGVDLSSSTPSSASPVSTGSSSTAAAQQQALMALQNSSSLPELQCQVTQLSDRVLREQRRRRSLEHAVKRLTEENRRLQDESQAAVQQLRRFTEWFFQTIDRQS